From a region of the Gossypium raimondii isolate GPD5lz chromosome 10, ASM2569854v1, whole genome shotgun sequence genome:
- the LOC128034006 gene encoding uncharacterized protein LOC128034006 codes for MADALATLASMVKVNKQEDVKPIQMSIYESLTYCYNIEEEEIDDRLWYHDILRYVKNREYLEQATENDKRTLRRLANEYILDREILYKRIKDQVFLRCVDAIEAKKIL; via the coding sequence ATGGCCGATGCCTTGGCTACCTTAGCTTCTATGGTCAAAGTGAACAAACAAGAGGATGTAAAACCTATCCAGATGAGCATTTATGAGTCTCTGACCTATTGCTACAACATCGAGGAAGAAGAAATAGATGATCGCCTTTGGTACCATGACATATTGCGATATGTAAAGAACCGTGAATACCTTGAGCAAGCAACCGAGAATGATAAAAGGACTCTAAGAAGGCTGGCCAATGAGTACATCCTAGATAgggagatcctatacaaaagaaTAAAGGACCAAGTGTTCCTAAGGTGTGTAGATGCTATTGAGGCCAAGAAAATCCTATAA